Proteins found in one Dryobates pubescens isolate bDryPub1 chromosome 1, bDryPub1.pri, whole genome shotgun sequence genomic segment:
- the FGG gene encoding fibrinogen gamma chain produces the protein MMVLRLGSWAPLGPLLSLLFSTCMAYVATRENCCILDERFGSYCPTTCGIADFFNKYHLTVDGELQEMERMLRQISNSTGTTEHVIQHIQSLYPPEKQTLPSSIDDFTKKSRKIIEEIIRYENTILSHETTIQQLTDTHILNSNRISQLKEKIAHLESLCQEPCRDTAEIQETTGRDCQDVANKGARKSGLYFIKPQKAKQSFLVYCEIDSYGNGWTVLQRRLDGSEDFKKNWIQYKEGFGHLSPDDTTEFWLGNEKIHLITTQSALPYTLRVELEDWSGKKGTADYAVFKVGSEDDKYRLTYAYFIGGEAGDAFDGFKFGDDPSDKSFTFHNGMRFSTYDNDNDNYAGNCAEQDGSGWWMNRCHAAHLNGKYYIGGVYTSNDAGPSGYDNGIIWATWRDRWYSMKKTAMKIIPFNRLSIDGQQHNLGSAKQVGDS, from the exons ATGATGGTGCTGAGATTAGGCAGCTGGGCTCCCCTGgggcctctcctctccctgctcttttCCACTTGCATGGCG taTGTTGCTACCAGAGAAAACTGCTGCATATTAGATGAACGATTT GGTAGCTACTGCCCAACAACCTGTGGCATTGCAGATTTCTTTAATAAATACCATCTCACTGTGgatggggagctgcaggaaatGGAGAGAATGTTGCGGCAAATTTCTAACTCTACAGGAACAACAGAGCATGTGATTCAGCACATCCAAAGCCTCTATCCACCAGAGAAGCAGACGCTACCAA GTTCAATTGATGATTTTACTAAGAAGTCCAGGAAAATAATTGAAGAAATTATCAGATATGAAAACACTATTTTGTCTCATGAAACTACTATACA ACAGTTGACAGATACACATATACTGAACAGTAACAGGATCTCACAACTGAAAGAGAAGATTGCCCATCTTGAGTCACTATGTCAGGAGCCATGCAGAGACACGGCTGAAATACAGGAGACAACTGGAAGAG ACTGTCAAGACGTTGCAAACAAAGGTGCCAGGAAAAGTGGTCTTTACTTTATCAAGCCTCAAAAAGCCAAGCAGTCATTCCTAGTCTACTGTGAGATTGACTCATATGGCAATGGCTGGACAGTGTTACAGAGG AGACTGGATGGGAGTGAGGACTTCAAGAAAAACTGGATTCAGTACAAGGAAGGATTTGGACATCTGTCTCCAGATGACACCACTGAATTCTGGCTGGGCAATGAAAAGATTCATTTAATAACTACACAGTCTGCACTGCCATACACCTTACGAGTAGAACTGGAGGACTGGAGTGGCAAAAAAGG CACCGCTGACTATGCTGTATTCAAAGTGGGAAGTGAAGACGACAAGTATCGACTGACTTATGCCTACTTTATTGGTGGTGAAGCTGGGGATGCCTTCGATGGCTTTAAGTTTGGAGATGATCCAAGTGACAAATCCTTTACCTTTCATAATGGCATGCGGTTCAGTACCTATGATAATGACAATGATAATTATGCTGGCAACTGTGCTGAGCAAGATGGATCTGGATGGTGGATGAATAGATGTCATGCTGCCCATCTCAATGGCAAATATTATATAG GTGGTGTATACACATCAAATGATGCTGGTCCATCTGGATATGACAATGGCAttatctgggcaacctggcgTGACCGGTGGTACTCTATGAAGAAAACTGCAATGAAAATCATTCCATTTAACAGACTATCAATAGATGGACAGCAGCACAACTTAGGCAGTGCCAAACAG GTTGGAGACTCATAA